One window of Sphingobacteriales bacterium genomic DNA carries:
- a CDS encoding DUF2490 domain-containing protein — MARLIFGFSFTLLTLICFCQNGFAQNGEKPKEKDITSRISATTDFSVTKKFDFAFSQEVRLNQNLGKVNSHLTEASVGYKVFKWLNTGLTYRFTKRFEPEANNKHRLYGILGVEYQFEPIKTEFGARVRVEREWIHDEDGVEGDIRPRISAAYKNKNIRFEPGVSAEFFWTKKQEETKYVYSRYRLRAGLDYKITKHHEVSGYYAYQSEEKKKSIEVIHIIGLSYTYKLNLYKKGKKKIPSNI; from the coding sequence ATGGCAAGATTAATTTTCGGGTTTTCATTCACTTTGTTAACCCTCATCTGTTTCTGTCAAAACGGTTTTGCTCAAAACGGCGAGAAGCCCAAAGAGAAAGACATTACTTCGAGAATTAGCGCAACGACAGATTTTTCTGTAACCAAGAAGTTCGATTTTGCCTTTTCTCAAGAGGTAAGACTTAACCAAAATTTGGGTAAAGTGAACAGCCACCTGACAGAAGCATCGGTTGGATACAAAGTGTTTAAATGGTTGAACACCGGGCTAACCTACCGGTTTACCAAACGTTTTGAACCGGAAGCGAACAACAAACACCGGCTTTATGGCATTTTAGGCGTTGAATATCAGTTTGAACCCATTAAAACCGAATTTGGTGCAAGAGTAAGGGTAGAAAGAGAGTGGATACATGATGAAGACGGGGTGGAAGGTGACATCAGACCGAGAATTAGTGCTGCATATAAGAACAAAAATATTCGGTTTGAGCCCGGAGTGAGTGCTGAATTTTTTTGGACTAAAAAGCAGGAAGAAACAAAATATGTTTATTCTCGCTATCGTTTGAGAGCCGGATTGGATTACAAAATCACCAAACATCATGAGGTGTCAGGCTATTATGCTTATCAGAGTGAGGAGAAGAAAAAAAGTATAGAGGTTATCCATATTATAGGGCTTTCATACACTTATAAACTAAATTTGTATAAAAAGGGTAAAAAGAAAATACCTTCAAATATATAG
- a CDS encoding T9SS type A sorting domain-containing protein, translated as MRNEKNPFPVSGFRSGSLTAALPDTEEESHRFKQLVQLETALAQSNLTYLDITSEEEALVREIAATNTLAAMDARIILYSAYGEEIVFALPVLPPIIADSLGNWNIHFKNQGSSNAPSVTVYPNPANEYVNFQLNLKGTDPFSLKIYNGIGIQVQEVIIKDNLAKLSVNTAHWKTGLYYYHLTDNQNTSYTGKFVISGK; from the coding sequence ATGCGTAATGAAAAAAATCCTTTCCCTGTTTCCGGCTTTAGGTCAGGCAGTCTTACAGCCGCTTTGCCCGATACGGAGGAAGAATCGCATAGATTTAAACAGCTCGTTCAGTTAGAAACCGCTTTGGCGCAAAGCAACCTGACTTACCTCGATATTACCTCCGAAGAAGAAGCATTGGTAAGAGAAATTGCGGCGACCAATACCCTTGCTGCAATGGATGCCCGCATAATACTGTACTCTGCTTATGGCGAAGAAATTGTATTCGCACTACCTGTGCTACCTCCTATTATAGCCGATAGCTTGGGCAATTGGAATATACATTTTAAAAATCAGGGCAGTAGTAATGCGCCATCGGTAACCGTATATCCCAATCCTGCAAACGAATATGTTAATTTTCAGCTAAATTTGAAGGGTACGGATCCCTTCTCACTCAAAATTTACAATGGCATTGGGATACAAGTACAAGAAGTTATCATAAAAGACAATCTTGCAAAACTGTCTGTAAATACTGCACATTGGAAAACCGGCTTATACTACTACCACTTGACAGACAACCAAAACACTTCTTACACCGGTAAATTTGTGATTTCCGGTAAGTAG
- a CDS encoding PKD domain-containing protein codes for MNKVVIITLLTVLMQLLVAQSKYYEGTISWGWIQASSDIIYTNDTTFALGCGSYFDINSREKTNIVFSDDRLANYIVTNYGAEYGDFVRRDMISTPFGFAISGWMNNGVAAPITNDTYDHQYLTEIDHQGNLLNFYDLREFPYQGDAMCMYYYPETNTYYVGGEAFESTNPTQMWLLKMTNGEVVWRNYYGTYDYRNAIHKLLPASDGGVYAVADVNVLTGYHLGNFAILKINPDGFIEWSETFSVGYEDRLTDAILTCDEGFLLTGGSNLPNPVNNNRLYATILRLDSERNTLWNMQYLIDSYKSETVKCYQTGENFICIGNVKYIGVPWKAFIMKIRGIDGELIWTRFYNYGLSHNYFYNFTPVPKPLGGFVCVGRTETESTADVYIVKTNCMGLLTLPQAAFSVSQDPNLPARFLFTNQSQYAYPDSIDGGHYILDWGDGSPPYLCGQGYAPCIQDTLIHTYQTEGIYGITLQAIVCNDTSTQIQSICFGVVPNPQAEFSYQDFGGTIIFTNLSQNSYLAQGGYYLWDFGDGSPPVSAEHPTHEYEENGSYTVTLTLVVCGDTSVYSQEVVVQTVGNPPQPLQGGELQSMLQVYPNPTQNTLTFTLPESQTPPSGGWGVTGDLGVKLLSLTGQTILETTFTAGETSKTVSVAHLPEGLYIYVVENGGAVLARGKVAVVR; via the coding sequence ATGAATAAAGTAGTGATAATAACACTTCTGACTGTACTTATGCAATTGCTTGTAGCTCAATCTAAATACTACGAAGGTACTATTTCATGGGGTTGGATACAAGCATCTTCAGATATAATTTACACTAACGATACAACTTTTGCTTTGGGGTGTGGTAGCTACTTTGATATTAACAGCCGAGAAAAGACAAATATTGTTTTTTCTGACGATCGTTTGGCTAATTATATAGTAACTAATTATGGTGCAGAGTATGGTGATTTTGTGCGTAGAGATATGATTTCAACTCCATTTGGATTTGCCATAAGTGGTTGGATGAACAACGGGGTAGCTGCACCCATTACCAACGACACATACGACCACCAGTATTTAACGGAAATTGACCATCAAGGCAATTTGTTAAATTTTTACGACCTTAGAGAGTTCCCCTATCAAGGAGATGCTATGTGTATGTACTATTACCCCGAAACTAATACCTATTATGTGGGCGGGGAGGCATTTGAAAGCACAAACCCAACCCAAATGTGGCTGTTAAAAATGACCAATGGCGAAGTAGTTTGGCGAAATTACTATGGCACGTATGATTACAGGAATGCTATTCACAAATTGCTTCCCGCATCTGACGGCGGAGTGTATGCGGTTGCAGATGTTAATGTACTTACTGGATATCATTTGGGTAACTTCGCTATCTTGAAAATCAATCCTGACGGTTTTATTGAATGGAGTGAAACTTTTAGTGTAGGATATGAAGATAGATTAACTGACGCTATATTGACCTGCGATGAGGGATTTTTGCTCACAGGTGGAAGTAATTTGCCAAATCCGGTTAATAATAATCGTTTGTATGCTACAATTTTAAGGTTAGATTCAGAAAGAAATACTCTTTGGAATATGCAGTATTTGATTGACAGTTACAAAAGTGAAACAGTCAAGTGTTATCAAACTGGAGAAAATTTTATCTGCATTGGTAATGTGAAGTATATAGGAGTTCCTTGGAAAGCATTTATTATGAAAATTCGTGGCATTGATGGAGAACTTATTTGGACACGGTTTTACAATTATGGACTATCACACAATTATTTTTACAATTTCACCCCAGTTCCGAAGCCCTTAGGAGGTTTTGTTTGTGTGGGTCGAACAGAAACAGAATCAACTGCAGATGTGTACATCGTCAAAACCAACTGCATGGGCTTGCTCACCCTGCCGCAGGCGGCGTTTTCCGTTTCCCAAGACCCCAACCTGCCCGCCCGCTTCCTCTTTACCAACCAAAGCCAATACGCCTACCCCGACAGCATAGACGGCGGGCATTATATTTTAGATTGGGGCGATGGCAGCCCGCCCTACCTCTGCGGGCAAGGCTACGCCCCCTGCATTCAGGATACGCTCATTCACACCTACCAAACAGAAGGCATTTACGGCATTACCCTCCAAGCCATCGTTTGCAACGACACCTCCACACAAATCCAATCCATCTGTTTCGGCGTAGTTCCCAATCCGCAGGCAGAATTTAGTTACCAGGATTTCGGCGGCACCATCATATTTACCAACCTAAGCCAAAACAGCTACCTTGCCCAAGGCGGCTACTATCTCTGGGATTTTGGCGACGGCAGCCCGCCGGTTTCGGCAGAACACCCCACCCACGAATACGAAGAAAACGGCAGCTACACCGTTACCCTCACCCTCGTCGTTTGTGGAGATACTTCGGTGTATTCGCAAGAGGTTGTTGTGCAAACGGTAGGAAACCCACCCCAACCCCTCCAAGGAGGGGAATTACAGAGCATGTTGCAGGTTTATCCCAACCCAACCCAAAATACCTTAACCTTTACCTTACCCGAAAGCCAAACTCCCCCTTCAGGGGGCTGGGGGGTAACAGGGGATTTAGGGGTAAAACTCCTCTCCCTCACCGGTCAGACCATCCTCGAAACAACCTTTACCGCAGGGGAAACGAGTAAAACCGTTTCGGTGGCGCATCTTCCGGAGGGGTTGTATATTTATGTGGTTGAGAACGGTGGTGCTGTTTTGGCGCGGGGTAAGGTGGCGGTGGTGCGGTAG
- a CDS encoding T9SS type A sorting domain-containing protein, translated as MLLQEDTTIHPNLKDYYKMLDDVVKDGRSLYDLTEHESSDFESLMGSDNSTDTYIQSLLAIPRLQTYNRVPQPTAESSKRPNQSMHPKNASWLYPNPATHTFNIASNVLWDTATLYNLHGREVAGYAYANQPLPLPDNLPNGMYIVRLILQNGQTQSAKLVIFK; from the coding sequence TTGCTACTGCAAGAAGACACTACCATTCATCCCAACCTAAAAGACTACTATAAAATGTTGGACGATGTGGTTAAAGACGGGCGCAGTCTGTATGATTTGACCGAGCATGAATCTTCAGATTTTGAATCTCTAATGGGTAGCGACAATTCTACCGACACCTACATTCAGTCGTTACTGGCCATACCCCGCCTGCAAACCTACAACCGGGTTCCGCAACCTACGGCTGAAAGCAGCAAACGCCCGAACCAATCAATGCACCCTAAAAATGCTTCATGGTTATATCCCAATCCGGCTACCCATACATTCAACATTGCAAGTAATGTGCTATGGGACACTGCTACTCTGTATAATTTACATGGGCGCGAAGTAGCAGGTTATGCTTATGCCAACCAACCCCTACCTCTACCGGACAATTTGCCAAATGGCATGTATATCGTGCGGCTAATCCTACAAAATGGACAAACACAATCTGCCAAGTTGGTCATTTTTAAATAA
- a CDS encoding T9SS type A sorting domain-containing protein — protein MKTLCYSIVFLISTCCITTAQTNCVPGSVYDFNGYLDAFKSIVKLDNGDYITGGGTLNLLSSNSNMCFARIDVCGDTIWTHAYGQLNESFVDADIYYKAGDNFVVSTSSYYSHVTQMYGYAMVKLSLNGDTIWLRTYLNSIKVSGPKDVIQTSDGGFALIGFSQNFPNDYARIWFIKTDAEGNMEWERYYGTDGNSESGEHLMQLPDGGYLILGRRNNVTAEVVRIWLIRTDPQGDVLWERFYGNNYFTGGTHIIPVSDGFMLVGTQHPGTTWQTNGDAYVLKTDTFGITQWSHTFGGYYYEQFDKIMQLSDGNFMILGSTSTFGTGGGSPDGWLFKISAEGDSLWSRTYRYETAADRSEYLWDFQPAPDGGFMLAGFCGRVFPNNQDAWVIRTDSLGNPCPPYNGCDWPVGIAPVPLLGGAGVVVYPNPAQNTLQITFPDLSAGSLSEAETSLTLLSLTGQTVLQTTLGAGETSKTISVAHLPVGVYVYTVAQSGAVLARGKVAVVR, from the coding sequence ATGAAAACATTGTGCTATTCTATAGTTTTTTTAATCAGCACTTGCTGCATTACAACAGCCCAGACGAATTGTGTACCCGGTAGTGTTTATGACTTTAACGGATACTTAGACGCATTCAAATCTATAGTCAAATTAGACAATGGAGATTATATTACGGGGGGAGGCACATTAAATTTATTGTCCAGTAATTCTAATATGTGTTTTGCGCGAATAGATGTTTGCGGTGATACTATTTGGACACATGCCTATGGTCAATTAAATGAAAGTTTTGTAGATGCCGATATTTACTACAAAGCCGGGGATAATTTTGTGGTTTCTACTTCAAGCTACTACAGCCACGTAACCCAAATGTATGGGTATGCAATGGTGAAACTCAGCCTGAATGGCGATACTATATGGTTGCGAACCTATCTTAATAGTATAAAGGTTTCAGGTCCTAAAGACGTTATCCAAACTTCAGATGGCGGTTTTGCCTTGATAGGTTTTTCGCAAAATTTCCCCAACGATTATGCCCGGATATGGTTTATCAAAACCGATGCCGAAGGCAATATGGAATGGGAAAGGTACTACGGCACTGACGGCAACTCTGAAAGCGGAGAACACTTAATGCAACTACCTGACGGGGGCTATCTGATATTGGGCAGGCGCAACAATGTAACTGCCGAAGTGGTGCGCATCTGGCTAATCCGCACCGACCCACAAGGCGATGTTTTGTGGGAGCGGTTTTACGGGAACAACTATTTTACAGGAGGAACGCATATTATCCCTGTGTCAGACGGTTTTATGTTAGTGGGTACCCAACATCCGGGAACTACTTGGCAAACTAACGGCGATGCTTATGTATTAAAAACAGATACTTTTGGCATCACACAATGGTCACATACTTTTGGCGGTTATTATTACGAACAGTTTGACAAAATCATGCAACTTTCCGATGGGAATTTTATGATTTTAGGAAGTACTTCTACCTTTGGCACAGGCGGCGGTTCGCCCGATGGATGGCTGTTTAAAATCAGTGCAGAGGGCGACAGCCTCTGGAGCAGAACTTACCGCTACGAAACTGCAGCAGACCGCTCAGAGTATTTATGGGACTTTCAGCCTGCTCCTGATGGCGGGTTTATGTTGGCAGGCTTTTGCGGCAGGGTGTTTCCCAACAATCAAGATGCTTGGGTCATCCGCACCGACAGCCTCGGCAATCCCTGCCCGCCCTACAATGGCTGCGATTGGCCGGTAGGTATAGCACCGGTTCCCCTCTTGGGAGGGGCAGGGGTGGTCGTCTATCCCAACCCCGCTCAAAACACCCTTCAAATCACGTTCCCCGATCTTTCCGCCGGCTCGTTGAGCGAAGCCGAAACGAGCCTTACCCTTCTCTCCCTCACCGGTCAGACCGTCCTGCAAACTACTTTGGGTGCAGGGGAAACGAGTAAAACCATTTCGGTGGCACATTTGCCGGTGGGGGTGTATGTTTATACCGTAGCACAATCGGGCGCAGTTTTGGCGCGGGGTAAGGTGGCGGTGGTGCGATAG
- a CDS encoding T9SS type A sorting domain-containing protein has translation MKQTTIAQTTLQLTPTETSLVQTIAQSNTKAAFEAQCIRYLTHGEEYQIQLPPLPQEVLNGYWQMYINFKNVSTFASNSLQIHPNPASDILTLNYVNTDDVAATLEWYNTVGKVQDIQTLPNSGTYSIDVSQWANGIYFCRMITNGNNITIYKVMIMH, from the coding sequence ATGAAACAAACAACCATTGCGCAAACCACATTACAACTCACCCCAACAGAAACGTCATTGGTACAAACTATAGCCCAAAGCAATACCAAAGCTGCTTTTGAAGCACAGTGTATCCGCTATCTAACACATGGGGAGGAGTACCAAATACAATTACCTCCCTTACCGCAAGAGGTACTAAATGGTTATTGGCAGATGTATATCAACTTTAAAAACGTTAGTACGTTTGCCTCGAACAGTTTGCAAATACACCCTAATCCTGCAAGCGATATACTTACGCTGAATTATGTAAATACCGATGACGTAGCAGCTACTCTAGAGTGGTACAATACAGTTGGCAAAGTACAAGATATACAAACACTGCCCAATAGTGGCACATACAGCATTGATGTTTCGCAGTGGGCAAACGGGATTTATTTCTGTCGCATGATAACAAACGGAAACAATATTACTATCTACAAAGTAATGATAATGCATTAG
- a CDS encoding T9SS type A sorting domain-containing protein encodes MKKLLSIYCCLLFLLGGAVFSQNKYYETRLDAPIGNDVFCVMTENDSTFSVIGRYFIDYGTFNTSWSYFAKSNQFGFETPITYYEVDTIGGDFGVYDMVKTETGYVATGYISTNEFDNYYYIFLLYLDNEGNVIELKNITPDNNASLGYSIAKNTEGDLFIGGYYTPPFISPNRDKLYLAKLNSSGEKIWEYTDWTYPYHCVFRAVLPTDDGGCYAAGYVNAYLFNESGEFYLTKFNSNGTMAWERIYDVGTTDACYDMALTRDSGLILCGESGFRKAHLLKTNNAGDSIWSKKYFLNEERSEFVKVASLLDTTYVAIGSIKSNDDPGMDLLITKVDSLGNLMWHRRYGQQEINDYGYDFTPVPIPKGGFVVVGRTDTIVPTSNPGIQWSLGRGYIVKTNCMGLLTMPEAAFTTEQDPDVPSRFLFTNQSQYAYPDSIDGGYYVLDWGDGSPPYLCGQGYAPCTQDTLIHTYQTEGIYGVTLQAIVCNDTSTQIQSICFGVVPNPQAEFSYQDFSGAIIFTNLSQNSYLAQGGYYVWDFGDGSPPVSAEHPTHEYEENGSYTATLTLVVCADTSVYTLEVVVQTVGISPPDPLKREKTLHIYPNPAQNTLTFALPEGQTPPSGGWGVTGDLGVKLYNLTGQLVLQITLAAGETVKTISVAHLPEGLYIYVVEYGGVALARGKVAVVR; translated from the coding sequence ATGAAAAAGTTACTATCAATATATTGTTGTTTGCTTTTTTTGTTAGGAGGGGCTGTGTTTTCACAAAACAAGTATTATGAAACAAGGTTAGATGCACCCATAGGTAACGATGTTTTTTGTGTGATGACAGAGAATGATTCTACTTTTTCTGTAATAGGGCGCTATTTCATAGATTATGGCACTTTTAACACTTCGTGGTCTTACTTTGCAAAATCAAACCAATTTGGTTTTGAAACTCCAATAACATATTACGAAGTAGATACTATTGGCGGAGATTTTGGCGTTTACGATATGGTAAAAACGGAAACAGGATATGTAGCTACAGGATACATTTCTACAAACGAATTTGACAATTATTATTATATTTTTCTGCTTTACCTTGATAACGAGGGAAATGTAATTGAGTTAAAAAACATTACCCCCGACAACAATGCCTCATTAGGCTACTCCATTGCCAAAAACACCGAAGGCGACCTATTCATTGGCGGCTACTACACCCCACCCTTTATATCACCCAATCGAGATAAACTCTACCTCGCTAAACTTAACTCAAGCGGAGAAAAGATTTGGGAATACACGGATTGGACATATCCTTACCACTGCGTCTTTCGTGCTGTACTACCCACCGATGATGGCGGCTGTTATGCCGCAGGGTATGTCAATGCCTATTTGTTCAACGAATCCGGCGAATTTTATCTAACTAAGTTTAACAGCAACGGAACAATGGCTTGGGAAAGAATTTATGATGTCGGTACTACCGATGCCTGTTATGATATGGCTCTGACCCGAGATAGTGGTTTAATCCTTTGTGGGGAAAGTGGATTCAGAAAAGCACATTTGTTAAAGACCAATAATGCCGGTGATAGTATATGGAGTAAAAAATATTTTTTAAATGAAGAAAGAAGTGAATTTGTGAAGGTGGCCTCCCTTCTGGACACTACATACGTAGCCATTGGCAGTATTAAATCAAATGATGACCCTGGTATGGATTTACTCATCACCAAAGTAGACTCATTGGGCAATCTGATGTGGCATAGGCGATATGGTCAACAAGAAATTAACGATTACGGATATGACTTTACCCCGGTACCAATTCCCAAAGGCGGGTTTGTGGTAGTAGGTCGTACAGATACTATTGTTCCCACCTCCAACCCCGGCATACAATGGTCTTTGGGGAGGGGCTATATAGTCAAAACCAACTGCATGGGCTTGCTAACTATGCCGGAAGCTGCATTTACCACAGAGCAAGACCCCGATGTACCAAGCCGTTTCCTGTTCACCAACCAAAGCCAATACGCCTATCCCGACAGCATAGACGGCGGGTATTACGTATTGGATTGGGGCGATGGCAGCCCGCCCTACCTCTGCGGGCAAGGCTACGCCCCCTGCACCCAAGATACGCTCATCCACACCTACCAGACGGAGGGCATCTACGGCGTTACCCTCCAAGCCATCGTTTGTAACGATACCTCCACCCAAATCCAATCCATCTGTTTCGGCGTAGTTCCCAATCCGCAGGCAGAATTTAGTTACCAGGATTTCAGCGGTGCTATCATATTTACCAACCTAAGCCAAAACAGTTACCTTGCCCAAGGCGGCTACTATGTTTGGGATTTCGGCGACGGCAGCCCGCCGGTTTCGGCAGAACACCCCACTCACGAATACGAAGAAAACGGCAGCTACACCGCTACCCTCACTTTGGTAGTCTGTGCCGATACTTCGGTTTACACGCTGGAGGTGGTTGTGCAGACGGTAGGCATTTCACCTCCCGACCCCCTAAAGAGGGAGAAAACCTTACATATTTACCCCAACCCCGCCCAAAACACCCTAACCTTCGCCCTACCCGAAGGCCAAACTCCCCCTTCAGGGGGCTGGGGGGTAACAGGGGATTTAGGGGTAAAACTCTACAACCTCACGGGTCAGTTGGTTTTGCAAATCACCCTTGCGGCGGGAGAAACCGTCAAAACCATTTCGGTGGCACATCTTCCGGAGGGGTTGTATATTTATGTGGTTGAGTACGGCGGTGTTGCTTTGGCGCGGGGGAAGGTGGCGGTGGTGAGATAG
- a CDS encoding T9SS type A sorting domain-containing protein, translated as MKQTTIAQTAKQLTPTETSLVQTIAQSNTKAAFEAQCIRYLTHGEEYQIQLPPLPDLNGFSEGTGVGDGSPEDLADDIRNNSVSDNELSVRTTQAVQYYLQQDSTQQEAIDFLTELDTHEAKTMLLGAYLQQSDTAMVRHYRLLLNADTVVNPNLKDYYKMLDDVVKDGRSLYDLTEHESSDFESLMGSDNSTDTYIQSLLAMPRLQTYNRIPQPVNESNKRPNQVSQSKNASWLYPNPATNTINIASNLQWKTATLYNLLGKILAGYTSENNSLSLPENLQNGIYIVQLTLENGQTQTAKLFISK; from the coding sequence ATGAAACAAACAACCATTGCGCAAACGGCAAAGCAACTCACCCCAACAGAAACGTCATTGGTACAAACTATAGCCCAAAGCAATACTAAGGCTGCTTTTGAAGCACAATGTATCCGCTATCTTACACATGGGGAGGAGTACCAAATACAATTGCCTCCTTTGCCCGATTTAAACGGTTTTTCTGAAGGGACAGGTGTTGGAGACGGTAGCCCCGAAGATCTTGCAGACGACATCAGAAACAATTCGGTTTCGGATAACGAACTGTCTGTCCGTACCACACAGGCTGTGCAATACTATTTGCAACAGGACTCTACCCAACAAGAGGCGATTGATTTTTTAACAGAATTAGACACCCACGAAGCCAAAACCATGTTGCTCGGTGCCTATCTGCAACAGTCCGATACCGCTATGGTGAGGCACTACCGCCTGCTGTTGAACGCTGACACTGTTGTCAATCCCAACCTGAAAGACTACTACAAAATGTTGGACGATGTGGTCAAAGACGGGCGCAGTCTGTATGATTTGACCGAGCATGAATCTTCAGATTTTGAATCTCTAATGGGTAGCGACAATTCTACCGACACCTACATTCAGTCGTTACTGGCCATGCCCCGCCTGCAAACCTACAACCGCATTCCGCAACCTGTAAATGAAAGCAACAAACGCCCAAACCAAGTAAGCCAGTCAAAAAATGCTTCATGGTTATATCCCAATCCCGCCACAAACACCATAAACATTGCTTCTAACCTGCAATGGAAAACAGCCACCCTCTACAATTTACTCGGAAAGATATTAGCCGGATATACTTCTGAAAATAATAGTCTGTCGTTGCCCGAAAACCTGCAAAACGGAATTTATATCGTCCAATTGACTCTGGAAAACGGCCAAACTCAAACGGCCAAATTGTTCATCTCAAAATAG
- a CDS encoding T9SS type A sorting domain-containing protein, with product MKKICNFAVFFLGIGFLIQAQNDCVPGKVYDYNGQLEAFKSLALLDNGDYIAGGSSWSSTVGYYNMYYARIDICGDTIWSIPYGQSYESFVDADIYYKSGDDFAVSATAYYNHITQIYGFGLVKLDLNGDTVWLRTYLNSIKVTGPKDVIQTSDGGFALVGFSQNFPNDYAQIWFIKTDAEGNIEWDRYYGTDSNSEGGEHLMQLPDGGYLILGYRYNHSTQVYRILLIRTNYQGDVLWERLYGNNYFTGGTHIIPVSDGYMLVGTQHPGTTWQTNGDAYVLKTDTFGITQWSHTFGGYYYEQFDKIMQLSDGNFMILGSTSTFGTGGGSPDGWLFKISAEGDSLWSRTYRYETAADRSEYLWDFQPAPDGGFMLAGFCGRVFPNNQDAWVIRTDSLGNPCPPYNGCDWPVGIAPVPLLGGAGVVVYPNPAQNTLQITFPDLSAGSLSEAETSLTLLSLTGQTVLQTTLGAGETSKTISVAHLPEGVYVYTVAQSGAVLARGKVAVVR from the coding sequence ATGAAAAAAATATGCAACTTCGCAGTTTTTTTTCTCGGCATCGGTTTTTTGATACAGGCTCAAAACGACTGTGTTCCGGGTAAAGTGTATGATTATAACGGGCAATTAGAGGCTTTCAAATCATTAGCTTTATTAGATAATGGGGACTACATAGCAGGTGGTTCTTCATGGAGTTCTACGGTTGGGTATTATAATATGTACTATGCCCGAATAGATATATGTGGCGACACTATATGGTCAATTCCCTATGGGCAAAGCTATGAAAGTTTTGTTGATGCTGACATTTACTACAAATCAGGAGATGATTTTGCAGTATCCGCCACCGCTTATTACAACCATATAACCCAGATTTACGGATTTGGTTTGGTGAAACTTGACCTGAACGGCGATACCGTTTGGCTGCGCACCTATCTGAACAGCATAAAGGTTACTGGTCCCAAAGACGTTATCCAAACCTCGGACGGCGGGTTTGCGCTGGTGGGTTTTTCACAAAACTTTCCCAACGACTATGCACAAATTTGGTTTATCAAAACCGATGCCGAAGGCAATATAGAATGGGACAGATATTACGGCACTGACAGTAATTCGGAAGGTGGAGAACACCTGATGCAACTGCCCGATGGAGGGTATTTAATATTGGGCTACCGATACAATCATTCCACCCAAGTGTACCGTATCTTGCTTATCCGCACCAATTACCAAGGCGATGTTTTGTGGGAACGGCTTTATGGAAACAACTATTTTACAGGAGGAACGCATATTATCCCTGTGTCAGACGGTTATATGTTAGTGGGTACCCAACATCCGGGAACTACTTGGCAAACTAACGGCGATGCTTATGTATTAAAAACAGATACTTTTGGCATCACACAATGGTCACATACTTTTGGCGGTTATTATTACGAACAGTTTGACAAAATCATGCAACTTTCCGATGGGAATTTTATGATTTTAGGAAGTACTTCTACCTTTGGCACAGGCGGCGGTTCGCCCGATGGATGGCTGTTTAAAATCAGCGCGGAGGGCGACAGCCTCTGGAGCAGAACTTACCGCTACGAAACTGCAGCAGACCGCTCAGAGTATTTATGGGACTTTCAGCCTGCTCCTGATGGCGGTTTTATGTTGGCAGGTTTTTGTGGCAGGGTGTTTCCCAACAATCAAGACGCATGGGTCATCCGCACCGACAGCCTCGGCAATCCCTGCCCGCCCTACAATGGCTGCGATTGGCCGGTAGGTATAGCACCGGTTCCCCTCTTGGGAGGGGCAGGGGTGGTCGTCTATCCCAACCCCGCTCAAAACACCCTTCAAATCACGTTCCCCGATCTTTCCGCCGGCTCGTTGAGCGAAGCCGAAACGAGCCTTACCCTTCTCTCCCTCACCGGTCAGACCGTCCTGCAAACTACTTTGGGTGCAGGGGAAACGAGTAAAACCATTTCGGTGGCACATCTGCCGGAGGGGGTGTATGTTTATACCGTAGCACAATCGGGCGCAGTTTTGGCGCGGGGTAAGGTGGCGGTGGTGCGATAG